In Xiphias gladius isolate SHS-SW01 ecotype Sanya breed wild chromosome 16, ASM1685928v1, whole genome shotgun sequence, a genomic segment contains:
- the trim45 gene encoding tripartite motif-containing protein 45 — MSRAEQKENAEQSTLSSEHEQNGDSVNPRAVCNACKRLYRDPKILPCLHTFCSDCIGQLEPFSVSSRGPEDADRPAVTVTVLCPDCDSEVEIPPSGPAGLSTDHLALDDVFLETLVTDGPLGCDLCGEGGAESRCEVCCVNLCEFCCRAHRRQKRTASHSVQGLAELKSRGRLCRPVLCSFHPGQELRLFCQPCDLPVCLECAAALHRDHRCRPARDVVDRHGDRIRELVAVRLRPRLERLEESLQKVEVSREALQARVEATASEVRAFARGYASAVEAHCLSLLRRLEELRVQRRNQLHLQRAQLQQALVDVRGGVEFAERLLSCGSDAEILSAKGVTLRRLTSLAEGTYDPQPPTVAPDDGSGIRFMPAEPAGEVDGYPVVGVINSKTVDLSRCTIEGEGLQQGREGQQGRFTLVCRDSAGEQMERGGEHVLVSVVHGEKKNCTVETAVVDNNDGSYSVSYTPDEPGTYSVWVCVKAQHVKGSPFLLNVRRKFRGHGGTFHCCSFCSSGGAKEARCGCPGTMPGGFKGCGHGHKGHPGKPHWSCCGSTVEQSECLPQSVLAAVSPRGHLRTVEL, encoded by the exons ATGTCGCGGGCAGAGCAGAAGGAAAACGCGGAGCAGTCGACGCTGAGCTCGGAACACGAGCAAAACGGCGACTCGGTGAACCCGAGAGCGGTCTGTAACGCGTGCAAACGCTTGTACCGGGACCCGAAAATCCTCCCCTGCCTGCACACCTTCTGCTCCGACTGTATCGGCCAGCTGGAGCCGTTCTCGGTGTCTTCGCGCGGTCCGGAGGACGCGGACCGCCCCGCCGTCACCGTCACGGTGCTCTGTCCCGACTGTGACTCCGAGGTGGAAATCCCTCCGTCGGGACCGGCCGGGCTGAGCACCGACCACCTGGCGCTGGACGACGTTTTCCTGGAGACCCTGGTGACGGACGGCCCGCTGGGGTGCGACCTGTGCGGCGAAGGAGGCGCAGAGAGCCGCTGCGAGGTCTGCTGCGTCAACCTGTGCGAGTTCTGCTGCCGGGCACACAG GCGGCAGAAGCGAACGGCGTCCCACTCCGTTCAGGGTCTGGCGGAGCTGAAGTCTCGTGGTCGTCTCTGCCGCCCCGTCCTCTGCTCCTTCCATCCCGGCCAGGAGCTCCGGCTCTTCTGTCAGCCCTGCGACCTGCCCGTCTGCCTGGAGTGCGCCGCCGCGCTGCACCGCGACCACCGCTGCCGTCCCGCACGGGACGTCGTCGACCGCCACGGGGACCGCATCCGAGAGCTGGTGGCCGTGCGCCTGCGACCTCGCCTGGAGCGCCTGGAGGAGTCTTTGCAGAAG GTGGAAGTATCCCGGGAGGCTTTGCAGGCACGAGTGGAGGCGACGGCCAGCGAGGTGAGGGCGTTTGCGCGGGGCTACGCCAGCGCCGTGGAGGCCCACTGCCTGTCCCTGCTGCGTCGCCTGGAGGAGCTCCGCGTCCAACGCAG GAACCAGCTCCACCTGCAGAGggctcagctgcagcaggctcTGGTGGACGTCCGAGGCGGCGTGGAGTTCGCGGAGAGACTGCTGAGCTGCGGGTCCGACGCCGAGATCCTCAGCGCCAAGGGAGTGACCCTGAGAAGGCTGACCAGTCTGGCCGAGGGCACCTACGACCCCCAGCCGCCGACTGTCGCCCCCGACGACGGCAGCGGTATCCGCTTCATGCCCGCGGAGCCGGCAGGGGAGGTGGACGGCTACCCGGTGGTCGGGGTGATCAACTCTAAGACGGTGGACCTCAGCAGGTGCACCATTGAAGGGGAAG GTCTGCAGCAGGGCAGGGAGGGCCAGCAGGGCCGCTTCACCCTGGTGTGCCGGGACTCGGCTGGGGAGCAGATGGAGCGGGGGGGCGAGCACGTCCTGGTCAGCGTCGTCCACGGGGAGAAGAAAAACTG CACGGTGGAGACCGCGGTGGTTGACAACAACGACGGATCCTACAGCGTTTCATACACGCCCGACGAGCCGGGAACCTACTCGGTGTGGGTTTGTGTCAAAGCGCAACATGTCAAG GGTTCTCCGTTTCTTCTGAATGTGAGGAGGAAGTTCAGGGGTCACGGCGGGACGTTTCACTGCTGCTCCTTCTGCTCCAGCGGAGGAGCCAAAGAGGCTCGCTGCGGCTGTCCAGGAACCATGCCAG GAGGATTTAAAGGCTGCGGCCACGGTCATAAGGGACACCCCGGGAAGCCGCACTGGTCTTGCTGTGGAAGCACCGTGGAGCAGTCCGAGTGTTTGCCCCAGAGCGTGCTGGCTGCGGTCTCCCCCCGCGGCCACCTGCGAACCGTGGAGCTCTGA
- the vtcn1 gene encoding V-set domain-containing T-cell activation inhibitor 1, whose amino-acid sequence MATLGQIIFCSMMTLIVVISAFIILILAVTFSRRSSEVMSSNTAPVANLGEDQLLSCFLRTESEQARVGQVAVTWVKNDPERLVYRYEDGAPDLGDQDSQFRGRAQVFPGALVAGNASLLMRNVRRSDEGEYTCSISSSEGGGKVNMRVRTAAFSAPALTFSDGVLAAEASRWFPKPNVTWLNRDGDVLRGSTNFSQSSGGIYSVVSALRLVNASGSYTCRIGNDLVTSVSQATVTGSGVLENTYFTYAATSSLQESAPLSITTSLLCVCYLA is encoded by the exons ATGGCTACACTCGGGCAGATCATCTTCTGCAG CATGATGACCCTCATCGTCGTAATCTCGGccttcatcatcctcatcttAGCCGTGACCTTCTCAA GGCGCTCGTCTGAGGTGATGAGCAGCAACACGGCGCCCGTCGCCAACCTCGGCGAGGACCAGCTTCTCAGCTGCTTTCTCCGCACAGAGAGCGAACAGGCCAGGGTCGGCCAGGTGGCGGTCACCTGGGTGAAGAACGACCCCGAGAGACTTGTTTACCGCTATGAGGATGGAGCTCCGGATCTTGGGGACCAGGACTCCCAGTTCAGGGGGAGAGCTCAGGTCTTCCCTGGTGCGTTAGTCGCAGGCAACGCCTCCCTGCTGATGAGGAACGTGAGAAGAAGTGATGAGGGGGAGTACACCTGCAGCATCAGCTCCTCTGAGGGCGGAGGGAAGGTCAACATGCGTGTCAGGACCGCAG CCTTTTCAGCCCCCGCGCTCACATTCTCGGATGGTGTCCTGGCTGCTGAGGCGAGCAGGTGGTTCCCTAAACCGAATGTGACTTGGCTGAACCGCGACGGAGACGTGCTGCGGGGAAGCACGAACTTCTCACAGAGCTCCGGCGGGATATACAGTGTTGTCAGCGCGCTGCGTCTAGTCAACGCCAGCGGCTCCTACACCTGCAGGATTGGAAACGACCTGGTGACCTCGGTCTCTCAGGCAACCGTGACAG GCTCTGGGGTCCTGGAGAACACGTACTTCACCTACGCCGCCACTTCGTCCCTGCAGGAGTCAGCTCCCCTCAGCATTACGACCAGTCTCCTCTGCGTCTGTTACCTGGCCTAG